The following are from one region of the Candidatus Desulfatibia profunda genome:
- a CDS encoding helix-turn-helix domain-containing protein: MKERLLSVGEICKYFGISRDTVYKWIETKGLPAYRLGRLWKFKQEEVDEWLEKNAR; this comes from the coding sequence ATGAAAGAGCGCCTTTTATCTGTTGGTGAAATCTGCAAGTACTTTGGCATTAGTCGCGACACGGTCTACAAATGGATCGAAACCAAAGGGCTGCCGGCTTACCGTCTTGGCCGTCTCTGGAAGTTTAAGCAGGAAGAGGTGGATGAGTGGCTTGAAAAAAATGCCCGTTAA